The following are encoded together in the Blastocatellia bacterium genome:
- a CDS encoding response regulator — MINDKEKKLDLESAKILIVDDDLEGQKVLGYLLSKYGYKLEFADDGEEGLKKAQEIEPDLILLDIMLPGIDGFTVCQFIRQDKRLAKVPIVMVTALEDSKSRRLAIEAGADDFISKPYDLIELRARIQNIVKLNRYRQFLLEREKFERIVEICPDGIVILSEKQEILLVNPASLQMFRVKDLKDIIGLNIDFLIDIEYLENWKNFLDKVLTYQLNKLYIEIRFYTIEGKSFPAEVTAGYLLWDNMPSLQLMIKDISEKQRLETQLLRSQRLETIGVLVSGIAHDLNNLLTPLLLGVEMLKMGVNKNN, encoded by the coding sequence ATGATAAACGACAAAGAAAAAAAACTTGATTTAGAATCAGCTAAAATTTTAATAGTTGATGATGACTTAGAAGGGCAAAAAGTTTTAGGTTATTTGCTTTCAAAATATGGTTACAAACTAGAATTTGCTGATGATGGTGAAGAAGGACTAAAAAAAGCTCAAGAAATAGAACCTGATTTAATCTTATTAGACATAATGTTACCTGGTATAGATGGATTTACAGTCTGTCAATTTATAAGACAAGATAAAAGACTAGCGAAAGTACCCATAGTAATGGTGACAGCATTAGAAGATTCAAAGTCTCGTAGACTTGCAATTGAAGCAGGTGCAGATGATTTTATTTCTAAACCATATGATTTAATAGAGTTACGAGCAAGAATACAGAATATTGTAAAATTAAATAGGTATAGGCAATTTTTACTGGAGCGAGAAAAATTTGAACGAATTGTAGAAATTTGCCCTGATGGAATAGTTATACTTTCTGAAAAGCAAGAAATATTGCTAGTTAATCCTGCTTCTTTGCAAATGTTTAGAGTAAAAGATCTTAAGGATATAATAGGTCTTAACATTGATTTTTTAATAGACATAGAGTATTTAGAAAATTGGAAAAATTTTTTAGATAAAGTCTTAACTTATCAACTTAATAAGCTTTATATAGAAATTAGATTTTACACAATAGAAGGAAAAAGTTTTCCAGCAGAGGTGACAGCCGGATACTTGCTGTGGGATAACATGCCTTCGCTACAACTTATGATTAAAGATATTAGTGAAAAACAAAGGCTAGAAACACAACTTTTAAGGTCACAACGTTTAGAAACTATTGGTGTACTTGTAAGTGGTATAGCACATGACTTAAATAATCTTTTAACCCCATTGTTATTAGGTGTAGAAATGCTAAAAATGGGTGTAAATAAAAACAACTAG
- a CDS encoding response regulator: MGIIQNSAERGAEMVKQILIFASGAKKGTEPIQPKHILKEIHSIIRDTFPKDISLVNLPAKELWLIEADATQLTQVLLNLCVNARDAMPQGGELKVFAENVFLEQTYLATRPELTGLIAGAYVVFNVVDTGIGMSEEVLEKIFDPFFTTKDANKGTGLGLFTAQTIIKNYKGIIQVNSKLGEGSCFSFYMPAYEKKENIKTIEASLPIYLGNGELVFIIDDELALCEIIKATLESANYQAIFAADGVEAIATYNEYKDKVAVVLLDLHLPLISGIALIRVLQKISPNIKIIITSGLARAEEVSEALKQGAASFLAKPYMAQDLLKLINETLLGTNSPNSPIR; the protein is encoded by the coding sequence TTGGGAATAATTCAAAATAGTGCTGAACGTGGCGCGGAAATGGTAAAACAAATTTTAATTTTTGCTAGTGGAGCAAAAAAAGGCACTGAACCTATTCAACCAAAACATATACTTAAGGAAATCCATAGTATAATTCGAGATACTTTTCCCAAAGACATTTCTTTAGTTAATTTGCCAGCAAAGGAATTATGGTTGATTGAAGCAGATGCAACACAACTAACCCAAGTATTATTAAACCTTTGTGTTAATGCTCGTGATGCAATGCCACAGGGAGGGGAACTTAAGGTTTTTGCAGAAAATGTTTTTTTAGAGCAAACTTATTTAGCAACTAGACCTGAGTTAACAGGTTTGATAGCGGGAGCATATGTAGTTTTTAATGTTGTTGATACTGGTATAGGTATGAGTGAAGAAGTTTTAGAAAAAATTTTTGACCCATTTTTTACTACTAAAGATGCTAATAAAGGTACAGGTCTAGGTTTATTTACAGCACAAACAATAATTAAAAATTATAAAGGTATTATTCAAGTAAATAGTAAATTAGGTGAAGGTAGTTGTTTTAGTTTCTATATGCCTGCTTATGAAAAGAAGGAAAATATCAAAACAATAGAAGCTTCTTTACCAATATATTTAGGTAATGGAGAGTTAGTTTTTATTATCGATGACGAGCTAGCCTTATGTGAAATTATCAAAGCCACACTTGAATCAGCAAACTACCAAGCAATATTTGCAGCCGATGGAGTAGAAGCAATAGCTACTTATAATGAGTACAAAGATAAAGTAGCTGTAGTATTGCTAGATTTACACTTACCTTTAATTAGCGGTATAGCTTTGATTCGTGTACTACAGAAAATCTCTCCAAATATAAAAATTATTATTACTAGCGGACTAGCAAGGGCAGAAGAAGTTTCTGAAGCCTTAAAACAAGGAGCAGCAAGTTTTTTAGCTAAACCCTATATGGCACAAGATTTGCTGAAATTAATAAATGAAACTTTATTGGGTACAAATAGCCCTAATAGTCCTATAAGGTAA
- a CDS encoding sigma-54-dependent Fis family transcriptional regulator, with translation MTNSLKPNSEIKVMIVDDDANVRRMVRLLFERDGYQVVEATNGKEGVELYQKLQPSVILMDIAMPEMAGLTACKKIRETPTDIPILLVTSLSDVDSIEKGFAAGATDYITKPLNWIVLKQRTLHLSRISQAEKTVASLQQWEQIHNYTNSQEKNENLLIGSGEAFSEIHQLIRRAASTDATVLITGETGTGKNVIAKAIHHTSEGRRKAFISINCAALPESLIEAELFGVEKGAYTGATSSRKGLFELANDGTLFLDEIGEMPVLLQSKLLSVLEERKVRRLGAENYKDINVRIIAATNVNPKQAIENGKLRSDLFYRLSVINIQIPALRQRSEDIAQLCYHFIKKFAPTRNLFLSDQELDLLKKYSWPGNVRELRNIIERCIILQPGPELQPSKLISNFESKDNHSEESENLVIENRIFTLEELEKQYIEKIYNQLGKNQTHTAQALNISLTTLKRKLKDYKISLHSGSVKLDTKKRVKEL, from the coding sequence ATGACTAATTCATTAAAACCAAACTCTGAAATCAAAGTAATGATTGTTGATGATGATGCAAATGTTCGTAGAATGGTACGCTTGCTTTTTGAACGAGATGGCTATCAAGTGGTTGAAGCTACTAATGGAAAAGAAGGTGTAGAACTTTATCAAAAACTACAACCAAGTGTAATTTTAATGGATATAGCTATGCCTGAAATGGCTGGACTAACAGCTTGTAAAAAAATTCGTGAAACTCCAACAGATATTCCTATCTTACTTGTCACCTCTCTTTCAGATGTTGACTCTATAGAAAAAGGATTTGCTGCTGGTGCTACAGATTATATTACTAAACCCCTTAATTGGATTGTACTTAAACAAAGAACACTTCATTTATCTAGAATTAGCCAGGCAGAAAAAACTGTTGCAAGCCTTCAACAATGGGAACAAATTCATAACTACACTAATAGCCAGGAAAAAAATGAAAATCTGCTTATAGGTAGTGGAGAAGCTTTTTCGGAAATACATCAACTTATTAGACGTGCAGCCTCAACAGATGCAACAGTTTTAATTACTGGAGAGACTGGAACAGGCAAAAATGTTATTGCCAAAGCAATTCATCACACTAGCGAAGGAAGACGCAAAGCTTTTATCAGTATAAATTGTGCTGCTTTACCAGAAAGCTTAATTGAAGCAGAACTATTTGGTGTAGAAAAAGGAGCTTATACTGGAGCTACATCTAGCCGTAAAGGTCTTTTTGAGTTAGCTAATGATGGGACTTTGTTTTTAGATGAGATTGGAGAAATGCCTGTACTTTTACAATCCAAATTGTTAAGTGTGTTAGAAGAGCGAAAAGTCCGGCGTTTAGGAGCAGAAAACTATAAAGATATTAATGTTAGAATTATTGCAGCAACAAATGTTAATCCAAAACAAGCTATAGAGAATGGTAAACTTAGAAGCGATTTATTCTATCGTTTAAGTGTGATTAATATTCAAATACCTGCTCTACGCCAAAGGTCTGAAGATATAGCACAACTTTGTTATCACTTTATTAAAAAGTTTGCTCCCACTCGCAATTTATTTTTATCTGACCAAGAACTTGATTTACTAAAAAAATATTCATGGCCCGGTAATGTTCGAGAATTACGAAATATTATTGAGCGTTGTATAATTTTACAACCTGGCCCAGAACTACAGCCTTCTAAATTAATAAGCAATTTTGAAAGTAAAGATAACCATTCTGAAGAGAGTGAAAATTTAGTTATAGAAAACAGAATTTTTACTTTAGAGGAGCTAGAAAAGCAATATATAGAAAAAATATATAACCAACTTGGTAAAAACCAAACTCATACAGCACAAGCATTAAATATTTCTTTAACAACATTAAAAAGAAAACTAAAAGATTATAAAATTAGTCTTCATAGTGGATCTGTAAAACTAGACACCAAAAAGAGGGTAAAAGAGTTATAA
- a CDS encoding ATP-binding protein encodes MINTTQDAIIVEYLKALKMPAIARDYTAVARCARDGQWQYEEFLKELLEKEVNSRSELAAAYRLKIAQFPEIKTLEQVDWTALEGISKPKILELSSAEYIKKAEDVILAGPIGTGKTMLSICLGIEATRRGYNVLFARAASLVRSLIEAKDERSLTKLHQRLHKVELLIVDELGFVPFDRTGGELLFNLLAERYSRRSTIVTTNLAFSEWVQVFGCEKLTTALLDRLGHHSHILTTKGSSFRTVKRRKAQLLLAKQ; translated from the coding sequence ATGATAAATACTACACAAGATGCAATAATAGTAGAGTACCTAAAAGCATTAAAAATGCCAGCTATAGCTCGTGATTATACAGCAGTTGCACGGTGTGCAAGAGATGGACAATGGCAGTATGAAGAGTTTCTAAAAGAGCTTTTGGAAAAAGAGGTAAATAGCCGTTCTGAGCTTGCTGCTGCTTACAGGTTAAAAATTGCCCAATTTCCAGAGATAAAAACCCTAGAGCAAGTTGATTGGACAGCCTTAGAAGGAATATCAAAACCAAAAATTCTGGAGCTTTCTAGTGCAGAATATATAAAGAAAGCTGAGGATGTAATTTTAGCTGGCCCCATCGGTACAGGAAAAACAATGCTGTCAATATGCCTAGGAATAGAAGCTACTCGCCGAGGTTACAATGTATTGTTTGCTAGAGCAGCATCTTTAGTTCGCTCATTAATAGAGGCAAAGGACGAGCGCAGTTTAACAAAGTTACATCAACGGCTACACAAAGTAGAGTTACTAATTGTTGATGAACTAGGTTTTGTTCCTTTTGATCGTACTGGAGGAGAGTTGCTCTTTAATCTATTAGCTGAACGCTATAGTCGTCGTTCAACTATTGTTACTACAAACTTAGCTTTCAGTGAATGGGTTCAAGTCTTTGGTTGTGAAAAACTTACTACTGCTTTACTTGATAGACTTGGACATCATTCTCATATCCTTACTACTAAAGGGAGTTCCTTTAGAACTGTCAAACGCCGTAAAGCTCAACTCCTGTTGGCTAAACAGTAG
- a CDS encoding DEAD/DEAH box helicase produces the protein MIILNTTWLPSGNLAIWVESLELFEQFLAKRETQKNKLANKGNKKQQTEILEHPFVCSTNSILEIISSSFQIDKKLLDPENKILSSRLLAKKTADGNKDNNTLVKLSLPTADNLPQPSHPLFRDLIPEHKPKELSAWQVPSLEVKTDLALDLLLSLPTKAPSGIIFSDSLLFFSELAKFALKLVVQGKVLPALEKRQDSFFARWQPVVNTDVELLQAKQLMELMPLSLCWIIGTPKPSTTITTIFQLTLESLVDGLVRKTLSGTKFFTSSKKYSSAHQEWLTALLSEPEITTDKTELNALYKVINHWHNSAFRATGQLRTCFRLSEPPSETKFVEIKRTTKKNTKKIAEESELKKELNLQTTNEWKIDFLLQAIDDKSLLVPAEIVWKTKGKVLKFSSRDFESPQERLLTDLGKSIRLYPELESALKVAKPVSLYLDTTGAYKFLREIMPLLEQSGFGVLVPSWYGRPLLRPGAKLTAQPTKGKATGSNLLGLEGICDYQWKLAIGEEEISYEDFLKLAKLKVPLVQIRGQWVELKSEEIQAAIAFFEKKHLSGEMTVNEVLRVGLGLEGEKLGVPVVGFETSGWLKEFLAENNEQKLTEQKAPKGFVGKLRPYQERGLSWLNFLNNLGIGACLADDMGLGKTVQLLALLVLERQNSNKKQNPTLLVCPMSVVENWQRKSPRFAPSLKVQIHHGSERLTDKEFVEEAQKADLVITTYGLATRDQSLLLEVTWARVVLDEAQNIKNPDAKQTKAIRSLKSQSRIALTGTPVENRLSELWSIMEFLNPGLLGSASNFSKQFSTPIERYRSKEKATLLKQLTQPFILRRLKTDKKIIQDLPEKIEMKVFCNLTSEQASLYQAVVDEMMQKIEKSEEKSIERKGMVLATLMKLKQVCNHPVQMLQDGSSVAERSGKLARLEEIIEEILDAGDKVLCFSQFAEMGKMLKSHLQEKFGCEILFLQGATTKKARDEMVERFQSANGPAIFILSLKAGGVGLNLTAAQHVIHFDRWWNPAVEAQATDRAFRIGQTKNVQVRKFVCIGTIEEKIDLLIEQKKELADNIVGTGEGWLTELSNKELRQLVALSKDAVSESASKAFTKTKTASSKKALSQNSK, from the coding sequence ATGATAATACTAAATACTACATGGCTACCATCTGGCAATTTAGCAATTTGGGTTGAAAGTTTAGAGCTTTTTGAGCAATTTCTAGCCAAAAGAGAGACACAAAAAAATAAGTTAGCAAATAAAGGTAACAAAAAACAGCAAACGGAAATCCTAGAACATCCTTTTGTTTGCTCTACTAATTCCATCCTAGAAATAATAAGCTCATCCTTTCAAATAGACAAAAAGCTTTTAGATCCAGAAAATAAAATATTATCAAGCAGGCTTTTGGCTAAGAAAACTGCTGATGGCAATAAAGATAACAATACTTTAGTTAAATTATCTTTGCCAACGGCTGATAACTTACCTCAACCTTCTCATCCACTATTTAGAGATTTAATTCCTGAGCATAAACCAAAAGAACTATCTGCTTGGCAAGTTCCTAGCTTAGAAGTAAAAACGGATTTAGCTTTAGACCTTTTGTTATCTTTACCTACAAAAGCCCCATCAGGAATAATTTTTAGCGATTCTTTGTTATTTTTTAGCGAGTTAGCTAAATTTGCCCTTAAATTAGTTGTTCAAGGAAAAGTTCTTCCGGCCCTAGAAAAAAGACAAGATAGTTTTTTTGCACGTTGGCAACCTGTAGTAAATACTGATGTAGAATTATTGCAAGCAAAACAATTAATGGAGTTAATGCCTCTCTCGCTATGTTGGATAATAGGAACTCCTAAGCCAAGTACTACCATCACCACCATTTTTCAACTAACTTTAGAAAGTCTAGTTGATGGTCTAGTTAGAAAAACTTTATCAGGGACTAAGTTTTTTACTAGCAGTAAAAAATACTCTTCCGCCCATCAGGAATGGTTAACTGCTCTACTTTCAGAGCCTGAAATAACTACTGACAAAACAGAGCTAAATGCTTTATATAAAGTAATTAACCATTGGCATAACTCTGCTTTTAGAGCTACAGGACAACTACGTACATGTTTTCGCCTTTCTGAACCTCCTTCAGAGACTAAATTTGTTGAAATTAAGCGGACGACCAAAAAAAATACAAAGAAAATTGCTGAAGAAAGTGAATTAAAAAAAGAGCTAAATTTGCAAACAACAAACGAATGGAAAATAGATTTTCTTTTGCAAGCGATAGATGACAAAAGTTTGTTGGTGCCTGCTGAAATAGTTTGGAAGACAAAAGGTAAAGTCCTTAAGTTTTCTTCCAGAGACTTTGAGAGTCCACAAGAAAGACTTTTAACAGATCTTGGTAAATCTATTCGTTTATATCCAGAGCTTGAATCAGCATTAAAAGTAGCTAAACCTGTTTCGCTATATCTAGACACAACAGGAGCTTATAAGTTTTTAAGAGAAATAATGCCGCTTCTTGAACAATCTGGTTTTGGAGTGCTAGTTCCTAGTTGGTATGGTCGTCCATTACTACGCCCAGGTGCAAAACTTACTGCTCAACCTACAAAAGGCAAGGCTACAGGCTCAAACTTACTTGGACTAGAAGGAATTTGTGATTACCAATGGAAATTAGCCATTGGTGAAGAAGAAATTTCTTATGAAGATTTTCTTAAACTTGCTAAGTTAAAAGTGCCTTTAGTTCAAATACGTGGACAATGGGTTGAGCTTAAATCTGAAGAAATACAAGCTGCAATAGCTTTTTTTGAGAAAAAACACCTATCAGGAGAAATGACTGTAAATGAAGTCTTGCGTGTAGGTTTAGGGTTAGAAGGTGAAAAATTAGGTGTCCCTGTTGTTGGTTTTGAAACTTCTGGTTGGCTAAAGGAGTTTCTAGCTGAAAATAATGAGCAGAAATTAACTGAACAAAAAGCTCCAAAAGGCTTTGTTGGTAAACTGCGACCTTATCAAGAAAGAGGCTTATCTTGGTTAAACTTCTTGAATAATTTAGGGATTGGTGCTTGTTTAGCTGATGACATGGGGTTAGGAAAAACCGTTCAACTTCTAGCCTTGCTTGTACTAGAAAGACAAAACTCAAATAAAAAGCAAAATCCTACATTGTTAGTTTGTCCAATGTCAGTAGTAGAAAATTGGCAAAGAAAATCACCACGTTTTGCTCCAAGCCTAAAAGTACAAATTCATCATGGGTCTGAACGCCTTACAGACAAAGAGTTTGTAGAAGAAGCACAAAAAGCAGATTTAGTTATAACTACTTATGGATTAGCTACCAGAGATCAAAGTTTACTTTTAGAAGTAACCTGGGCAAGAGTGGTTTTAGATGAAGCACAAAATATTAAAAACCCTGATGCTAAACAAACTAAAGCTATTCGCAGTCTTAAGAGCCAAAGTAGAATTGCATTGACTGGAACACCTGTAGAAAATAGGTTGTCAGAACTTTGGTCAATAATGGAATTTCTTAATCCTGGTTTGCTTGGGTCAGCTAGCAATTTTAGTAAGCAGTTTTCTACTCCAATAGAGCGTTACAGAAGCAAAGAAAAAGCCACTCTACTCAAGCAATTAACACAGCCATTTATTCTTCGTAGGTTAAAAACAGATAAAAAGATTATTCAAGATTTACCTGAAAAAATAGAGATGAAAGTCTTTTGCAATCTCACATCTGAACAAGCTTCACTCTATCAAGCTGTAGTAGATGAAATGATGCAAAAGATTGAAAAAAGTGAAGAAAAAAGTATTGAACGTAAAGGCATGGTTTTAGCTACATTGATGAAACTAAAACAGGTTTGTAATCACCCTGTGCAAATGTTGCAAGATGGTTCAAGTGTAGCAGAACGCTCAGGTAAGTTGGCTAGACTAGAAGAAATCATAGAAGAAATTTTAGATGCTGGAGATAAAGTACTTTGTTTTAGCCAATTTGCTGAAATGGGAAAAATGCTTAAATCTCATTTACAGGAAAAATTTGGCTGTGAAATCCTTTTTTTACAGGGTGCAACAACTAAAAAGGCTCGTGATGAAATGGTAGAGAGATTTCAATCAGCCAATGGGCCAGCAATTTTTATACTCTCTCTTAAAGCTGGTGGTGTAGGGCTTAATTTAACAGCAGCACAGCAC